The following DNA comes from Nocardioides sp. JQ2195.
GTCGACTCAACGAGGTCGAGGTCAACGGGGTCAACGTCATCATCGACTACTGCCACAACGCGCCGGGCATGCGCATGCTCGGCGACTTCGTCGACCGGGTCGGTGACTCGCTCGACCACGAGCTGGCCCGTCCCTCACGCATCGGTGTCATCGCCACGGCAGGCGACCGTCGCGACGAGGACATGCGTGAACTGGGGCACATCGCGGCACAACACTTCGACGTGGTCGTCGTCCGTGAGGACGAGGCTCTCCGTGGACGCGAACGCGGCGAGACCGCGGGCTTCGTGGCCGAGGGTGTGCGCAACGCCATGGAAGAGGGCGCACGCTGCAAGCAGGTCGAGGTGATCATCGAGGAGGTCGACGCGATCCGGCATGCCATGAGTCGTGCCAACCGCGGGGACCTCGTGGTGCTGTGCGTCGACAAGCACCCGCAGGTGATGGGTGAGCTGGAGAACTGGTCCAACCAGGCCCAGGCGGGTTCTGGTGCGAGCGACGAGTCCCCCGGAGCTGACCCCGACTACACCCCGTCCCCGCAGGCCTGAGGTGCGCGTCTTCCGTCTCGACCAGATTCCACATCGCCCTGTGGAGGCGAACTCCAGCACTGGCTTCGCGGTCGGCGCGTTGGGCATCACGGCCGAGGCGCACCTGGTCGTGGTGCGGCTCGCGCCAGGAGGCGTGATCGGTCAGCACCCTGCGGTCGGGCGGCAGATCCTCCTGGTGGTCGACGGTGACGCCACAGTCACGGGTGCTGACGACGCACCGCGTGCGCTCGGGCCAGGGGAAGCGGCGGTCTGGGAACCGGGCGAGCCCCACACCACCACGACGGAGCACGGACTGCTGGGCTTCGTCGTGGAGGGCGACCTGGATCTGGACACTCGCCCGGGCGCGGTGGACGCGCCCTAGCTGCTTCTCGAGACCGGTACCGGGCGTGGCGGTGGTCTGACGTTCGGTGGTCGAGTGGCCGCGAGGGACGAGCGGTTGTATCGAGACCGGTACCGGGCGTGGCAGTAGGCCCAGTCACCGGGTTCTTGTCCTTGGCGTGGGCCTGCTGTCGTGGTGCTACATGCTCGGCCGGTGCTTGATGTGTCGGTGCCCTGACTGGGAGTTGGTTTCGAGACGGTCGCTGAGTGACCTCCTCAACCAACGTCGATTCAGGGTTCTTGGGTGAGCTCGACTGTTCCGGTGTGGGTGACCAACCAGGTCCGGCCGTGCTGGTTGGTCCAGGTATAGGTGCCGTCGCGGTCGCGTTGGTATCGCCATCCACCGTGGGTTTTGAGCAGGTGGTGTCGGCGGCACAGGGGGGGCCAGGTTCTCCGGGTTCGTCTGCCCCGGTGGTCCGGTGTCGTCATAGGGCACGATGTGGTCGAGGTCGCAGGTCTTCGATGACCTGCCGCAGTAGGGGTGCACGCAGTGGGGGTCGCGTTCGGTGACCTGGTCCCGCATCGACTGTGGCGGATCATGGACATCCACCGCCCACACCTTGGTGGTGTCGATGACCGGCGTCAACCGGGCATCAGCACCGAGTTGCTTCAGGTAGCCGGCGATCAGGGTGGTGGTGGCGGGGCCGAACATGTTAGTGTCCACCACCCCGCCCACCTGACTCCACGGTGGCGGAGGCGGCGCACATGGTGGCCAGGTCCGTGAGGGACAGGTGCACGAACAGCCGGGCCTTGAGGTAGGACTTGCGGCGGGTGACCTGGGTGCCGGTGGCGGGGTTGATCGGTGGGTCCTGGTCGAGGATACCGAGCAGATCCAACGATGCTTGCCGGTCGGCGATGACCCCGAGGGCCTTGGCCTTGCGTTGGCCCAGGGTGTCGGTGTCGCCGAGGCGTCCCATCGTGGTCGCCTCATCGGAGACGAGGCCTTCGAACTTTGCCAGGTCCAACGACCCGCCGGTGGCGTGCAGGGTGCTGGTGCCCTCAGCCCCTGCTTGGTGGTCGACTTCGACGTCCCAGTCGTCACGCCCGGGCAGGCCGGTGTCGGCGTCGAGCTTGTCGGGGTGGAACTTCGCGGTGCCGTGCTTGACGGCCCGGGCCATCGCGGTCAGCGAGTACGAACCACCCTCGTGGAGGTGGTTGTCGATCCACCGGGCTGCCTCCAGGGAGAGGTCGTGGGTGTCCTCGGCGAGGCGGAAGGCTTTCCACAGCTCCAGCTCGAGGTCCTCGAAGCGGGCATGGGTTCGTGGCAGCCGGTGGTGCAGGTCGAGGGTGTTGGCGAGGAACTGCTTCGCAGATTCCCGGGACTTCCTGGTGGCTGCGGCGAGGTCCTCGGTCACGAACGCGGCCACCAGTGGGGTGCCCTCGCCACCCAACACGGCGTCGAAGTCTCCGGCCATGCCGGGCAGTCCGTCGCCCCAGGTCGCGGGGTCGACGTCCGGGCCGGCGGGGTTGGTGACACAGAGCTGGTAGGCCAACCTGACCTTGCGGCGGTCGGTGCGGAACTCGGTGTCGCGGGTGTCAGAGATGAGGTCGAACAGGACGGCGCCGCCGAGGTCACAGACCTCGTAGGGGTGCAGTGCTGCGTCGACTTCGAACATGCCCCCATTGCATCACCGAGCACTGACACCGAACCCCCGAAAAAGGGGGGTTCTGCACAGGGTTCGGAGAAAGTATTTTCAGAATCTTTCCCGGTGGACTGCGGGTGGTGTGAACTCGGCCCGGCGGGGGCGACGTACGGGCGGTTTCGAGACGCTCGTTCCTCGCTCCTCAACCACCGCCGGGGACGGCGTACGGCGCGGAGAACGGTTTCGAGACGCTCGTTCCTCGCTCCTCAACCACCGTCGGGGACGGCGTACGGCGCGGAGGACGGTTTCGAGACGCTCGTTCCTCACCGGCACTCGACCAACGATCAGCGGGCGGCGCGTACCTTGGCGGAGAGGGCCTCGGGCGAGTCCGGAATGCCGCCCTTCGAAGCAATCCAGTCGTAGCACTCCTGGCGCTCGGCGTGGCACATGATGCCGACCACGTCGCCGGGCTGGGCCTGGGCGACCAAGGCTTCCAGTCCGGAGACCTCGGTGGGCCACGACACGATGTGGGTGGCCCCGACGCGTTCGGCCCCGTTGCGCATCAACTGGTCGAGCTCCTCCATGGTGCGACCGCGGAAGTACTTCTCCTTGTGGCAGATGGCCAGCACGTCGGCGTCTCGTCCGGCGATCTCCCCCAGCTTCTCGATCAGGTCGTCCTGGCGGTCACCGACCACGCCCATGCCGAGCAGCAACCGCGAGCCGGGGCGGCGTACGCCGTTCATGATCTCGAACATCGCCTCGAGCCCGGCTTCGTTGTGGGCCAGGTCCATCACGACGGACACGTCATCGATGGAGAAGAAGTTCATCCGGCCGGGGTTGTGCTCGGCGTCGGGGCGGAACGAACGCAGTCCCTCGATCACCATGTCTCGCGGCAACCCGATGGCCAACGAGGCAGATGCCGCGGCCAAGGTGTTCTCGACGTTGAACCGGGACAGACCGGCGAGGGTCATCGGAACGTCGACGAGCTGGATCAGCGCATCGGCATCCTTGTCGGGCTGCAGCACAGCAACCCAGTCGTCGATCACGGTCGTCGCGCGACCACCGGCGTTGAGCGCCTCACGGATGGCCGGCGACTCAGGGTCGCGGGAGAACACCCAGGGCTTGGCCTTGATCACCTGGCGCATGGCCATCACTCTGGGGTCGTCGCCGTTGAGGACCGACCAGCCGTCCGGACGGGTGATCTGGGCGACCACCGACTTCACCTCGGCCAGCTGGTCGACCGTGTCGATGCCGTGCAGCCCGAGGTGGTCAGCGGTCACGTTGGTCACCACGGAGACGTCGTTGCGGGTCAGCCCGATTCCCTTCAGCAGGATGCCGCCGCGAGCGGTCTCGGTGACCGCGAACTCGACTTCCTTGTGGGCCAGCACCCTGCCGGCGCCCGAGGGGCCGGAGTAGTCACCGGGTTCGACGAGCTCACCGTCGATGTAGATGCCATCGGTGTTCGACCAACCCACCAGCAGGCCGTTGGTGCGGGCGATGTGGGCGATCATGCGGGAGGTCGTGGTCTTCCCGTTGGTGCCGGTGACGGCCACCACCGGGATCTTGGGCCGGATGGTGGTCGGGGCTGGCCCCGGCTCAACCTCGTCGAGCTTCTCGGCGACCTCACTGACCAACGCCTCGATGTCGGCGCCCGGCAGGCGATCGAGGACTTCCGCGACGGCCCTGCCGAGGGCCTGGGCCCGCGTGCGGTGCCGCCACGGGAACGCGACGACGAGACGGTGCGGGTCGCTGGTCGGTCGAACGCGTACGGCGAGGCGCGCGGTGCCCGACTCGGCGGCGACAGCACGCACCAGTCGGGCCACGGCGCGGGCCACGAAGCGCTGGCGAAAACCCGAGTTTGCGGCACCGGGGTTGGTGCTCTTCAACCCGATCCGACGAGCGAGTCGCTGGGCCCGCTCGTCCGGGGCCTCGGCGAGAGGAGTGATGTCCAGGGTCAGCTTGATGGCGGCCCGTGGGAAGTAGAGGTTGGGGCCTTCAAGGACACGCAGCTCGATGAGTGAAGTCACCAAGAGGACGTTACAGACTCGGCGCGGATCCGCCGATCCCCCGGCGCCCTGAGGGCGCCGGACAATGGGGTGCGGCTCAGGCCCCCATGGCGTGGAAGCCACCGTCGACGTGCACGATCTCGCCGGTGGTGGCCGGGAAGAAGTCGGAGAGCAGGGCACAGACGGCACGCGCGGTCGGGTCCTGGTCGGTGTTGTCCCAGCCCAGCGGAGCGCGGGTGCCCCACATGTCCTCGAGGTCGCCGAACCCGGGAATGGCCTTGGCGGCCAGGGTGCGCAGCGGCCCTGCGGAGACCAAGTTGCAGCGGATGCCGTCCGGGCCGAGGTCACGGGCGAGGTAGCGCGAGGTGGACTCCAGCGAAGCCTTGGCCACGCCCATCCAGTCGTATGCCGGCCAGGCGACGGTCGCGTCGAAGGTCATGCCCACGACGGAACCGCCCGAACCCATCAACGGCTTGGCGGCCATCGCCAAGGACTTCAAGGAGTAGGCAGAGACCTGGACGGCCTGGGCGACGTCGTCCCAGGGACCGTCGAGGAACTTGCCGCCCAGCAGGGTCTCCGGGTTGCCGTAGGCGATCGAGTGGACCACGCCGTCGAGTCCGTCGACGTGCTCACGCAGCAGCTCGGGGAGCCGGTCGAGGTGTTCCTGGTCGGTGACGTCGAGCTCGAGCACCGGCGGCTCCACCGGGAGGCGCTTGGCGATGCGCTTGGTGATGCCCAAGGCACGCCCGAAGTTGGAGATGAGCACCGTGGCGCCCTGTTCCTGGGCGACCTTGGCCACCGCGAAGCCGATGGAGCTGTCCATCGTCACTCCGGCAACGAGGATCCGCTTGCCTTCGAGAATGCCCATGCGTCGTGCTCCTTGTTCGAGAGGTGAGTGAGGATCAGTGGCCCATGCCGAGGCCGCCGTCGACCGGGATGACCGCACCGGTGACATAGGCACCGCCGTCACCGGCGAGCCAGGTGACGGCTCCGGCGATGTCCTCGACCGCGGCGAAGCGGCCGAGCGGGATCTGGGCCTGGTAGGCAGCCTTCTGCTCGTCGGGCAGCACGTCGGTCATGTCGGTCTGCACGAAGCCGGGCGCGACGACATTGGCGGTGATCGAGCGGGAGCCGAGCTCACGGGCCAGCGAGCGGGCCATGCCGACGAGCCCGGCCTTGGAGGCGGCGTAGTTGACCTGGCCGGGCGAGCCGAGCAGGCCGACGACCGAGGAGATGAAGATGATCCGACCACGTCGCAGCCGCAGCATCCCCTTGGCGGCGCGCTTGGCCACCCGGAACGACCCGGTCAGGTTCGTGTCGATCACCGAGGACCAGTCGTCGTCGCTCATCCTCAGGACCAGCGTGTCCTTGGTGATCCCGGCATTCGCCACGAGCACCTCGACGGGCCCGTGGGCGGCCTCGACCTGCTTGAACGCTGCCTCCACCGCCTCGGTGTCGGTGATGTCGCAGCGAATGTCGAGGGCGCCTTCAGGTGCCCCACCGTTGCGCGTGGTGACGGCGACCTTGTCGCCCTGCTCGAGGAAGGCCTGGGCGATGGCGCGGCCGATGCCGCGGTTGCCGCCGGTGACGAGGACTGATCTGCTCACGCCACTCGACGCTAGAGATTACTCATGCGTATCCCTAAACGACTCGGAGGGAGTCGCCGGGAATCAGTCGTCCTCGAGGCGGAACCCGAGCTTGAGGCCGACCTGGAAGTGCTCGACTTGGCCGTCCTTGACCTGACCGCGCACCTGGGTCATCTCGAACCAGTCGACGTGGCGCAGTGTCTTGGTGGCCCGCTCGATGCCGTTGCGGATGGCCTGGTCGATGCCCTCGGGCGAGGTGCCGACGATCTCGGTGACGCGGTAGGTGCGGTCGGACATGGGGGCCTCCAGGGGATCGACGATCGCGACCCGGGCTCGGGCCACAGGCTGAGCCTACCGACGTACCATGGAGACATGCCACGCAAGGAGCCTGAGCCGGTGCGGATCACCACCGCACCGCAGACGCGCTCCCAGGACATCGCCGGACGCCAGCGTCGCTACCTGATGTCGATGGGCATCCGCACGGTCTGCTTCATCGGTGCCGTTGCCGTGGGGCCGGGCTGGTTGCGGTGGGTGCTGGTCGCCGGCGCGGTGCTGCTGCCGTATGTGGCAGTCGTGTTCGCCAACGAGCCACCCGAGCGGCGGGAGGAGAACCTACGTCCCACGGACTGGTTCGGACGCGAGCTGCCCACGAAGGACTCCACCCATCGCTAGGCTCTGCGACGTGACTGAAGAGATGCGCTGCTCCGCCAAGGGGTGCCAGGCCGACGCGGAGTGGGCCCTGCTGTGGAACAACCCGAAGCTGCACACACCCGATCGTCGCAAGACCTGGTTGGCCTGTGACGAGCACAAGCAGTCATTGAGCGACTTCTTGGGAGCCCGGGGCTTCCTCAGGGACGTGGAGCCGGTCTCCGCCTAGACCAGGCTGGCGACCCGGGCTGGGCGAGTCAGCCGCCGATCGCCGACATCGGACGCGACGGCTGCAGGAAGCTGGGGTCGTTGATGCCGTGACCGGGCAGCTTCGGGCGTACGGCGGCGATCCAGCGCTCGGCGATCTCGTCGTCACTGGCACCATCACGAAGTGGAGTGCGCAGGTCGGACTCCTCGCGGGCGAAGAGACAGTTGCGCACCTGGCCGTCGGCAGTCAGCCGGACCCGGTCACAGTCGCCGCAGAACGGACGGGTGATCGACGCGATCACACCGACGGTGGCGGGCCCGCCGTTGACGGTGAACAGCTCGGCGGGAGCGCTCCCTCGCGGTTCGGAAGCCGGCTCGAGCACGAACTCCCGGTCCAGGGAGGCAAAGATCTCGTCGGCGGTGATCATCTCGTCACGGCGCCAGCCGTGCTGGGCGTCCAGGGGCATCTGCTCGATGAACCGCAGCTCGTAGGAGCGCTCGATCGCCCATCGCAGCAGCTCGGGGGCCTGGTCGTCGTTGTGCCCGCGCAACAACACCGCGTTGATCTTCACCGGCCCCAGGCCCGCCTCCTGCGCGGCTTCGAGACCGGCGACCACGTCATGCAGCCGGTCACGCCGCGTGATGTCGGCGAACGTCTGCGGCCGGATCGTGTCGAGGCTGACGTTGACCCGGTCGAGCCCGGCGTCGGCGAGTGCCCGGGCGGTGCGGCTCAGGCCGAGGGCGTTGGTCGTCATCGAGATCTCCGGCCGCGGCACCATGGCCGCAGTGCCGGCGACGATGTCGACCAGGCCACGCCTGACCAACGGCTCGCCCCCGGTGAAGCGCACCTCGTCCACACCGAGCCTCGACGTGGCGATGTGGATCAGTCGGAGGACCTCGTCATCGGTGAGGACCTCCTCCCCGGGGAGCCAGTCGAGGCCTTCGGCAGGCATGCAATAGGAGCATCGGAGGTTGCACCGATCCGTCAGGGAGACCCGCAGATCTGTGGCCACCCGGCCATGGAGATCACTCAGCTGCTGCATTCCCCGAGTCTAGGCCCCCGGGCCAGCCGACCACGACCTGATCGGCCCAGTTAGCCTTGGTGCCGTGAGATCCCTGTCGTTCCTGTTGACTCGACGCTGGATCCTCTTCTTCCTGACCGTGGTGCTGCTGTCCCTGCTAGCCTGGCGCCTGGGTGTGTGGCAGTTCCACCGCCTCGACGACCGCAAGGACTCGAACTCCATCGTGGAGCGCAACGAGCACGAGGAACCGGCACCGGTCGAGCAAGTCATGTCCACCGGCACCGGCGTGGACACCGAGCACGAGTGGCGCCGGGTGGTGGCGACCGGCGAGTACGACGTGGACGACACGGTGATCGTGCGCTACCGGACCCGTGACGGCAGTCCCGGTGTCGACGTGGTGGTCCCGCTGGTGACCAGGTCCGGGACCGCGCTGCTGGTCGACCGCGGTTGGATGGCCACCCAGAACAGCGGAGACACTCCCGACGACATTCCTGCGCCGCCACCCGGCGAAGTGACGGTCGAGGGCTGGGTGCGCAAGGACGCCACAGGGGACTCCACCCGGGTCGACGACCACTCCACCCGGGCGATCTCGAGCACGGAGATCAGCGCGGCCCTCGACCTGGAGGCCTACCGCGGGTTCGTGGACCTGGTCAGCGAGGATCCGGCACCCGCCGAGGGACTGGAGCTGGCCAGCAAGCCCGAGCTCGACAACGGCCCGCACTTCTTCTACGGACTGCAGTGGTGGTTCTTCGGCCTGCTGGCCGTCATCGGTTTCTTCTGGATGGCCTACGACGAGTGGAGCGGCAAGGGCTCAAAGCGTGCGCGCAAGGCCCCCGTCAACCGGAAGCAGCAGCCCCGTGAGGAAGCTCGCCGCCGGTGACATGAGGAACGCCGCCGTGCGGCCGAACTCCTCGGGTGTGCCGTAGCGCCCGAGGGGAATGGCGGCCACGGCTGCCGCCTTGGCCTGCGCTGCGTCGCCGGTCAGTTCATCGAGCTGCTGGACCCTTGCGGTGTCGATGCGACCGGGCATCAGCCCGTTGACCCGGATCCCGCGCGGCCCGAGCTCGTCCGCGAGCTGCTTGGCCACCATCGCCAACCCGGGCCGCAGCCCGTTCGAGATGGCCATGTCGGGCAACGGCTCCTTCGCCGACGTGGACAGCACGAACGTGATCGATCCTCCGTCACCGAGGGCAGCGGCGACCTCGCGAGCCACACGGACGGTGCCGAGGAAGACGGACTCGAACGATGTCACCCAGTCCTCGTCCGCGGTCTCGGCGACGCTGCCCTTGGGCGGGCCGCCAACCGAGATCAGCACACCGTCGAGACGGCCGAACGCGTGCTGTGCTGCCTCGATGAGCCGCCCCGGTGACTGCGCATCGGCGTTGTCGGCCGCGACCCCACGAGCATTCTCGCCGAGCTCGGAGACTGCGGCGTCGAGGGAGTCCTGGTCACGCCCGGAGAGCACCACCCGGGCCCCGTCCGCCACCAGCTGGTCGGCGGTCGCGCGACCGAGACCCCGCGCTCCCCCGGTGACGACGTAGACACGGTCCTGAAGATTGAGGTCCATGGCCAGCATCCTGCCACTCGGGGCAAGGTGGGTCGCGCGAGCCGGGCTCAGCCCGATGTCACGTCGTCGATGAACTGGGTGCGGTGCAGCTGGCCGTAGAGCCCACCCTGAGCCAGCAGCTCGGTGTGGGTCCCGCGTTGCACCACGCGTCCTTCGTCGACGACCAGGATCTGGTCGGCACCGCGGATGGTGGAGAGCCGGTGGGCGATCACCAAGGACGTACGCCCGGCCAACGCGGCGTCGAGGGCACGCTGCACGGCGGCCTCCGACTCGGAGTCGAGGTGTGCCGTCGCCTCGTCGAGGACGACGATGGCCGGTGCCTTGAGGAGCAGTCGGGCGATGGCCAGGCGCTGGCGCTCTCCGCCGGACAACCGGTAGCCACGGTCTCCGACGACGGTGTCGAGACCGTCGGGCAGGGCAGCGACCAGCCGGCCGATCTGGGCAGCGTCCAGCGCCTGCCGGATGTCGTCGTCGCTCGCATCCCGCTTGGCGTAGAGCAGGTTGGCGCGGATGGTGTCGTGGAACATGTGGGCGTCCTGGGTGACGTAGCCGACCACGTCCTCCAGTGACTGCAGCTCGACGTCGCGCACGTCGTGCCCGTCGATCTCCACGGCACCGCCGGAGACGTCGTACAGCCGGGCGACCAGGTGGGTGACGGTCGTCTTGCCGGCACCCGACGGCCCGACCAGCGCGACCATCTCGCCCGGCTCGGCCACGAAGCTGATGTCGGCGAGCACCTGCTCGGTGTCGCGGCTCTCCTTGCGGGCCACCACCTCCAGCGAGGCGAGGGAGACCTCGTCGGCACGGGGGTAGGTGAACGCGACCTTGCGGAACTCCAGACGGGCAGCGTCGCGCGGCAGGACCACCGGGTCCTCTCGCTCCTGGACCAGTGACGGCAGGTCGAGAAGCTCGAAGACGCGCTCGAAGCTGACCAGGGCAGTCATCACGTCGATGCGTACGTTGGAGAGCCCCTGCAGGGGACCGAGCAGCCGCAGGAGCAAGGTGGCCAGGGCCAGCAGCGTGCCGACGCTGAGCTGCTCGTGGATCGCGAGATAGCCGCCGACGCCGTAGACCAGGGCCGTGGCCAGCGCCGGGACGGTCATCATCGCCGCCACGAAGATGCGCGTGATCAGCGAGATGCGGACGCCGAGGTCACGCACCACGGCGGCCTTGACGGCGAACTTCGCGTCCTCCTCGTCCCGGCGCCCGAAGAGCTTGAGCAGCATCGCCCCGCCGACGTTGAAGCGCTCGGTCATCGCGTTGCCGAGATCGGCGTTGCCGTCCATCTGATCGCGAGTGAGACCGGCCAGCCGGTGGCTGACCCACCGTGAGGTCAGCATCAGGATCGGGAAGAGGGCCAGGCAGGCCAGCGTCACCCGCCAGCTGAGCGCGAACATGGTCGCACCGACGACGACCACCGAGATCAGGTTCGACACCGTGCTCGACAGGGCTGACGTGAACGCACGCTGGGCACCGATCACGTCGTTGTTGAGGCGCGACACCAGCGCACCGGTCTGGGTGCGGGTGAAGAACGCCAGCGACTGGCGTTGCACGTGCGCGAAGACCCGGGTCCGCAGGTCATAGATCAGGCCCTCGCCGATCCGCGAGGAGAACCAGCCCGTCAGGACGTTGAGCAACCCGCTGAACACGGCCGTGACAGCCATCGCGACGGCCAGCCAGGTGACCAGCGAGACATCGCCCCGCAGGATGCCGTCATCGACGATGCGCTGCACCAAGAGCGGCGTGACCACGACCAGGCAGGCGTCAACGACGGTCAGGGCCAGGAACAACGCGATCAGCCCCCGGTGCGGGCCGGCGAAGCTCAGCACACGGCGCACGGTGCCGCGCTCAAGGCGGTTCTCGACGACACTGCGGTCGGCACGCAGGTTGCGGAAGGCCGGCCCGGCACCCATCATCCCCGACACGTCCGGCTCCTCAGGCCAGGGAGACGAGGTCGGCGTAGCCCTCGTTCCAGAGGTCCTCGTCACCGTCGGGCAGCAGCAGGACCCGGTCGGGCTCGAGAGCTCTCACCGCGCCTTCGTCGTGGGTGACCAGGATGATCGCGCCCTCATAGGTGCGGATCGCGGCCAGCACCTCCTCGCGCGAAGCAGGGTCGAGGTTGTTGGTGGGCTCGTCGAGGAGCAGCACGTTGGCACTGGAGACGACCAGGCTGGCCAGGGCGAGCCGGGTCTTCTCGCCGCCGGAGAGGACCGCGGCCGACTTGTGCGCGTCGTCGCCGGAGAAGAGGAACGACCCGAGCACGCTGCGAGCCTCGGTGTCGGTCAGCTGGGGCGCCGCCGACTGCATGTTCTCCAGCACGGTGCGGCTGGTGTCGAGCGTCTCGTGCTCCTGGGCGTAGTAGCCGACCTTGAGCCCGTGGCCAGGGATGACCTCCCCGGTGTCCGGCTGGTCGACCCCGGCCAGGATCCGCAGCATCGTGGTCTTGCCGGCGCCGTTGAAGCCGAGGATCACGACGCGACTGCCCTTGTCGATGGCCAGGTCGACGTCCATGAAGACCTCGAGCGAGCCGTAGGACTTGGAGAGCTCCTTGGCGGTGAGCGGGGTCTTGCCACAGGCGGCCGGCGCGGGGAACTTGATCTTGGCGACCTTGTCGGCCTGGCGCTCGCCCTCGAGACCGGCCATCATCTTCTCGGCGCGCTTGAGCATCGACTGGGCAGCGGTGGCCTTGCTGGCCTTGGCCCGCATCCTGTTGGCCTGGTCGGTGAGCGTCTTCGCCTTCGACTCCGCATTGGCCCGCTCGCGCTTGCGGCGCCGCTCGTCGGTCTCGCGCTGCGTCAGGTAGTGCTTCCAGCCCATGTTGTAGACGTCGATCTCGGCGCGGTTGGCGTCGAGGTGCATCACCTTGTTGACCGTGGCCTCGAGGAGCTCGTTGTCGTGGCTGATCACGATCAGCCCGCCCTTGTAGTTCTTGAGGAACTCGCGCAGCCACACGATCGAGTCGACGTCGAGGTGGTTGGTGGGTTCGTCGAGGAGCATGGTCTCGGCGTCGGAGAAGAGGATGCGGGCCAGCTCGACGCGGCGTCGCTGGCCACCGGAGAGGGTTCTCAGCGGCTGGGTGAGGATGCGGTCCTCGATGCCGAGGGAGGCCGCGATGGTGGACGCCTCGGACTCCGCGGCGTATCCCCCGCCGGCGTGCAACTCGTTGTCGGCGCGGGCGTACTGCTTCATCGCCTTCTCGGCGACCTCCGGGTCGTCGGAGCCCATGTCACGCTCGGCCGCGCGCAGACGGCGTACGACGTCATCGAGGCCGCGTGCCGAGAGGATCCGGTCGCGGGCCATCACGTCGGGATCACCGGTGCGCGGATCCTGCGGCAGATAGCCGACCTCACCGTTGGTCAGCACCTTGCCCGATGCGGGAGGGGCCTCGCCGGCCAGGATCTTGGTGAGGGTCGTCTTGCCGGCTCCGTTGCGGCCGACCAGGCCGACCTTGTCGCCGGCTGCCACGCGGAAGTTGACGTTCTCCATGAGGAGACGCGCACCGGCACGGACCTCGAGTTGCTGTGCGGTGATCATGAGGCTGGTTAGTCTACGGGGCACAAGGCTCTCCCCCGTCATCCGGACGGACACCAGGAAGGAAGCACCCATGCGCTTCAACCCCAAGGCACGTCTGGACAAGGGGCAGGTCTCCGACGCTGGCGGTGGGGGCGGGCGTGGCGGTGGCCTCGGTGGCGGCG
Coding sequences within:
- a CDS encoding cupin domain-containing protein; protein product: MEANSSTGFAVGALGITAEAHLVVVRLAPGGVIGQHPAVGRQILLVVDGDATVTGADDAPRALGPGEAAVWEPGEPHTTTTEHGLLGFVVEGDLDLDTRPGAVDAP
- a CDS encoding beta-ketoacyl-ACP reductase, producing MSRSVLVTGGNRGIGRAIAQAFLEQGDKVAVTTRNGGAPEGALDIRCDITDTEAVEAAFKQVEAAHGPVEVLVANAGITKDTLVLRMSDDDWSSVIDTNLTGSFRVAKRAAKGMLRLRRGRIIFISSVVGLLGSPGQVNYAASKAGLVGMARSLARELGSRSITANVVAPGFVQTDMTDVLPDEQKAAYQAQIPLGRFAAVEDIAGAVTWLAGDGGAYVTGAVIPVDGGLGMGH
- the moaA gene encoding GTP 3',8-cyclase MoaA gives rise to the protein MQQLSDLHGRVATDLRVSLTDRCNLRCSYCMPAEGLDWLPGEEVLTDDEVLRLIHIATSRLGVDEVRFTGGEPLVRRGLVDIVAGTAAMVPRPEISMTTNALGLSRTARALADAGLDRVNVSLDTIRPQTFADITRRDRLHDVVAGLEAAQEAGLGPVKINAVLLRGHNDDQAPELLRWAIERSYELRFIEQMPLDAQHGWRRDEMITADEIFASLDREFVLEPASEPRGSAPAELFTVNGGPATVGVIASITRPFCGDCDRVRLTADGQVRNCLFAREESDLRTPLRDGASDDEIAERWIAAVRPKLPGHGINDPSFLQPSRPMSAIGG
- a CDS encoding SDR family oxidoreductase, yielding MDLNLQDRVYVVTGGARGLGRATADQLVADGARVVLSGRDQDSLDAAVSELGENARGVAADNADAQSPGRLIEAAQHAFGRLDGVLISVGGPPKGSVAETADEDWVTSFESVFLGTVRVAREVAAALGDGGSITFVLSTSAKEPLPDMAISNGLRPGLAMVAKQLADELGPRGIRVNGLMPGRIDTARVQQLDELTGDAAQAKAAAVAAIPLGRYGTPEEFGRTAAFLMSPAASFLTGLLLPVDGGLARTL
- a CDS encoding dodecin, which codes for MSDRTYRVTEIVGTSPEGIDQAIRNGIERATKTLRHVDWFEMTQVRGQVKDGQVEHFQVGLKLGFRLEDD
- a CDS encoding SURF1 family protein: MRSLSFLLTRRWILFFLTVVLLSLLAWRLGVWQFHRLDDRKDSNSIVERNEHEEPAPVEQVMSTGTGVDTEHEWRRVVATGEYDVDDTVIVRYRTRDGSPGVDVVVPLVTRSGTALLVDRGWMATQNSGDTPDDIPAPPPGEVTVEGWVRKDATGDSTRVDDHSTRAISSTEISAALDLEAYRGFVDLVSEDPAPAEGLELASKPELDNGPHFFYGLQWWFFGLLAVIGFFWMAYDEWSGKGSKRARKAPVNRKQQPREEARRR
- a CDS encoding DUF3099 domain-containing protein, producing the protein MPRKEPEPVRITTAPQTRSQDIAGRQRRYLMSMGIRTVCFIGAVAVGPGWLRWVLVAGAVLLPYVAVVFANEPPERREENLRPTDWFGRELPTKDSTHR
- the fabI gene encoding enoyl-ACP reductase FabI, with the protein product MGILEGKRILVAGVTMDSSIGFAVAKVAQEQGATVLISNFGRALGITKRIAKRLPVEPPVLELDVTDQEHLDRLPELLREHVDGLDGVVHSIAYGNPETLLGGKFLDGPWDDVAQAVQVSAYSLKSLAMAAKPLMGSGGSVVGMTFDATVAWPAYDWMGVAKASLESTSRYLARDLGPDGIRCNLVSAGPLRTLAAKAIPGFGDLEDMWGTRAPLGWDNTDQDPTARAVCALLSDFFPATTGEIVHVDGGFHAMGA
- a CDS encoding Mur ligase family protein; translation: MTSLIELRVLEGPNLYFPRAAIKLTLDITPLAEAPDERAQRLARRIGLKSTNPGAANSGFRQRFVARAVARLVRAVAAESGTARLAVRVRPTSDPHRLVVAFPWRHRTRAQALGRAVAEVLDRLPGADIEALVSEVAEKLDEVEPGPAPTTIRPKIPVVAVTGTNGKTTTSRMIAHIARTNGLLVGWSNTDGIYIDGELVEPGDYSGPSGAGRVLAHKEVEFAVTETARGGILLKGIGLTRNDVSVVTNVTADHLGLHGIDTVDQLAEVKSVVAQITRPDGWSVLNGDDPRVMAMRQVIKAKPWVFSRDPESPAIREALNAGGRATTVIDDWVAVLQPDKDADALIQLVDVPMTLAGLSRFNVENTLAAASASLAIGLPRDMVIEGLRSFRPDAEHNPGRMNFFSIDDVSVVMDLAHNEAGLEAMFEIMNGVRRPGSRLLLGMGVVGDRQDDLIEKLGEIAGRDADVLAICHKEKYFRGRTMEELDQLMRNGAERVGATHIVSWPTEVSGLEALVAQAQPGDVVGIMCHAERQECYDWIASKGGIPDSPEALSAKVRAAR